From one Culex quinquefasciatus strain JHB chromosome 3, VPISU_Cqui_1.0_pri_paternal, whole genome shotgun sequence genomic stretch:
- the LOC119770658 gene encoding LOW QUALITY PROTEIN: coiled-coil domain-containing protein 58 (The sequence of the model RefSeq protein was modified relative to this genomic sequence to represent the inferred CDS: inserted 4 bases in 2 codons) — translation MRDLDDKIIYALNTSLPTESFKGQIDSEAKCRDLXRKLDSGYGHRQEVIKNCILVCADNVKQLKEKRDENRDDIAVGKQFKTEQRKLRLFQAELSVEDIIXERTQKTLRERCRLFVNVDSL, via the exons ATGCGCGATCTCGACGATAAGATCATCTACGCCCTGAACACCTCACTGCCTACGGAGTCCTTCAAGGGTCAGATCGACTCCGAGGCCAAATGTCGGGATCT AAGGAAGCTCGATTCTGGCTATGGCCACCGTCAGGAGGTAATCAAAAATTGTATCCTGGTTTGCGCCGATAACGTGAAACAGCTCAAGGAAAAGCGTGACGAGAATCGGGACGACATCGCGGTGGGAAAACAATTCAAGACTGAGCAGCGAAAG ttgAGACTCTTCCAGGCGGAACTCAGCGTAGAGGATATTAT CGAGCGAACGCAGAAAACGTTACGCGAACGTTGCCGTCTATTTGTTAACGTTGATTCGTTATAG